A genomic region of uncultured Paludibaculum sp. contains the following coding sequences:
- a CDS encoding XRE family transcriptional regulator produces MNPSRLRLARKRRQCTQRELAELAGLHERAVKAYEAGEYEPTMETMERIQAVLKFPAEFFEGDDLEEPLPDAASFRALTKMSARQRDAALSQGALALHLNKWFERRFELPAASLPDLSDETSPEAASETLRATWGLGELTIRNMIHLLEAKGVRVYSLAVNAREVDAFSMWKGTTPFIFLNCYKSSERSRFDAAHELGHLVLHRQGVPQGPEAEREANRFASAFLMPSGSIHAHVPLFPTVEELVKIKRVWITSVAAVNHRFHELGLIRDWHYRRLCVEIAKRGFRSAEPEEAPRETSLLVPKLLAALQQEGISRARIAAELGIPIAELRELLFGLAMTDIDGGRTEAASRGPGATQPGLHRIK; encoded by the coding sequence ATGAACCCCAGTCGTTTGAGACTGGCCCGCAAAAGGCGGCAGTGTACTCAGCGCGAGTTGGCCGAACTAGCGGGTCTGCATGAACGGGCCGTCAAAGCATATGAGGCAGGCGAATACGAACCCACGATGGAGACGATGGAGCGAATTCAGGCTGTTCTGAAATTTCCAGCCGAGTTCTTCGAAGGTGATGACCTTGAAGAACCGCTACCTGATGCTGCGAGCTTTCGCGCCTTGACAAAGATGTCGGCTCGGCAACGTGACGCGGCCCTTAGCCAGGGGGCCCTTGCTCTGCACTTGAACAAATGGTTTGAGCGGAGGTTCGAACTACCAGCCGCTTCACTACCAGACCTCAGCGATGAAACCAGCCCAGAAGCTGCGTCAGAAACGCTTCGTGCTACGTGGGGCCTCGGCGAACTCACAATCCGCAACATGATCCATCTGCTTGAAGCGAAGGGCGTCCGAGTGTACTCCCTTGCGGTAAATGCGAGGGAGGTGGACGCTTTCTCGATGTGGAAGGGTACGACGCCGTTCATCTTTCTCAATTGCTACAAGTCATCCGAGCGCAGTCGGTTTGACGCTGCGCACGAACTCGGCCATCTCGTTCTGCACAGGCAAGGTGTCCCGCAGGGCCCCGAGGCAGAGCGAGAGGCGAACCGGTTTGCTTCGGCGTTTCTGATGCCGTCTGGAAGCATCCATGCTCACGTGCCGCTCTTTCCGACAGTGGAAGAACTCGTCAAGATCAAGAGAGTGTGGATCACGTCCGTTGCTGCGGTTAACCATCGATTCCACGAGCTAGGCCTAATTCGGGACTGGCACTATCGACGACTATGCGTGGAAATCGCCAAACGGGGATTTCGAAGTGCGGAACCCGAAGAAGCCCCGCGAGAGACCTCATTGCTCGTGCCAAAGCTCCTGGCCGCGTTGCAACAGGAGGGGATCAGCCGCGCTCGCATTGCGGCAGAACTCGGAATCCCCATAGCGGAATTGCGGGAACTCCTGTTCGGGCTCGCAATGACGGACATCGATGGCGGACGGACGGAGGCAGCGAGCCGGGGACCTGGAGCGACACAGCCAGGGCTTCACCGGATCAAGTAA
- a CDS encoding type IV secretory system conjugative DNA transfer family protein, with product MYRTPQDPGGFPFGYNWRATGTGLILLVGFNFLATQYVANRFRYQAALGTPLLRTRQTAFYQPFAWVVWGYQNCTSRDPRIRKPLFEGEMIVLGGCVLSMLAFFVAANRQARRLSENAEDLHGSARWATQADIEATGIMRCDGGVYVGGWYNASTQRLRYLRHNGPEHVLAFAPTRSGKGVGLVIPTLLAWEESAVIVPRPVDVGRNGSCTWRPLCWSRVAPRQRVEPATRTKPGWQASADRIDRR from the coding sequence ATGTATCGAACGCCACAGGATCCGGGAGGATTCCCGTTTGGCTACAACTGGCGGGCGACCGGCACGGGACTGATTCTGCTGGTCGGATTCAACTTCCTGGCAACGCAATACGTCGCCAACCGATTCCGATACCAAGCGGCGCTCGGAACGCCACTCCTGCGGACTCGTCAGACGGCGTTCTACCAGCCGTTCGCATGGGTTGTCTGGGGCTATCAGAACTGCACCAGCCGCGATCCCCGTATCCGCAAGCCACTCTTCGAGGGCGAAATGATCGTCCTCGGAGGCTGCGTCCTCTCGATGTTGGCGTTCTTCGTTGCGGCCAATCGGCAGGCTCGACGCCTCTCGGAGAATGCAGAGGACCTTCACGGTTCGGCGCGCTGGGCAACGCAGGCGGACATCGAGGCCACTGGCATCATGCGGTGCGACGGGGGTGTTTACGTTGGGGGCTGGTACAACGCTTCAACTCAAAGGTTGCGGTATCTGCGCCACAACGGCCCTGAGCACGTTCTCGCCTTCGCGCCTACCAGGTCGGGCAAGGGCGTCGGTCTCGTCATTCCGACATTACTCGCGTGGGAGGAAAGTGCCGTCATCGTACCCCGGCCTGTCGATGTGGGCCGAAACGGTTCGTGCACTTGGAGACCTCTTTGCTGGTCGCGGGTGGCGCCGCGTCAACGAGTCGAACCTGCCACTCGTACTAAGCCAGGATGGCAAGCTAGCGCTGACCGTATCGACCGGAGATGA